Proteins encoded together in one Altererythrobacter epoxidivorans window:
- a CDS encoding sulfurtransferase TusA family protein codes for MVEPGQHGRSSCLSGGEVTYRLVIGAGPLLCVVRSEQIHHTCLPKIERILQRGRRRQRPPVRKTLEELNPALPGHSKRKRSDSTHKLDTSGLNCPLPILKTKQTLSKLAAGEILEVTATDPGSVADFDSFCRATGNVLLEQDHSDGTFRYRIERKA; via the coding sequence ATCGTTGAACCTGGCCAACACGGTCGCAGCAGCTGCCTATCAGGCGGTGAAGTCACATATCGACTGGTAATCGGCGCTGGTCCCCTTCTCTGCGTCGTCAGAAGTGAACAGATTCACCATACCTGTTTACCGAAAATAGAAAGAATCCTGCAAAGAGGGCGGCGGCGGCAAAGACCGCCCGTTAGAAAAACCCTCGAGGAACTCAACCCGGCGCTGCCCGGACATTCGAAGCGGAAGCGAAGCGATTCAACGCATAAACTCGATACCAGCGGCCTCAACTGCCCGCTGCCGATCCTCAAGACCAAGCAGACCCTGTCGAAATTGGCTGCTGGTGAAATCCTCGAAGTAACCGCTACCGATCCCGGCTCTGTCGCCGATTTCGATTCTTTCTGCCGTGCGACCGGGAACGTCCTGCTCGAACAGGACCATAGCGATGGAACATTCCGCTATCGCATAGAGCGCAAGGCCTGA